In Pseudoalteromonas carrageenovora IAM 12662, the following proteins share a genomic window:
- the fliP gene encoding flagellar type III secretion system pore protein FliP (The bacterial flagellar biogenesis protein FliP forms a type III secretion system (T3SS)-type pore required for flagellar assembly.): MTKWLLIIFAMVFVPNVSAEGIDALTITTNADGTQDYSVTLQVLAIMTALSFIPAAIIMMTSFTRIIVVLAILRQAIGLQQTPSNQVLLGMSLFLSIFIMSLIYQQVNERAIEPYLNEQVTSVQALELAKEPMKAFMLSQVRLKDLETFAKIAGYDQLDSPEDTPLIVLIPAFVTSELQTAFIIGFMFFIPFLIVDLVVASVLMAMGMMMLSPMIVSLPFKIMLFVLVDGWSLVMGTLAKSFGLGT; the protein is encoded by the coding sequence ATGACAAAGTGGCTGCTTATTATTTTTGCCATGGTGTTTGTACCAAATGTAAGCGCAGAAGGAATTGATGCGCTGACCATTACAACAAATGCCGACGGTACTCAGGATTACTCGGTAACATTACAAGTTTTAGCCATTATGACGGCGCTGAGTTTTATACCAGCAGCCATCATTATGATGACCTCTTTTACCCGCATTATTGTAGTACTTGCTATTTTGCGCCAAGCAATTGGTTTGCAGCAAACGCCATCAAACCAAGTGCTACTAGGTATGTCGTTATTTTTAAGTATTTTTATAATGTCGCTGATTTATCAGCAAGTGAATGAGCGAGCCATTGAGCCTTACTTAAACGAACAGGTTACCTCGGTACAAGCGCTAGAACTTGCAAAAGAACCAATGAAAGCATTTATGCTCTCGCAAGTGCGCCTAAAAGACTTAGAAACATTTGCCAAAATAGCGGGTTACGATCAGTTAGATTCGCCAGAAGATACACCGCTAATTGTGCTTATACCCGCTTTTGTAACCAGCGAGCTGCAAACTGCTTTTATAATTGGGTTTATGTTTTTCATCCCATTTTTAATAGTAGATTTGGTCGTGGCTTCGGTTCTTATGGCGATGGGTATGATGATGCTATCGCCAATGATTGTATCTTTACCATTTAAAATAATGTTATTTGTATTGGTTGATGGTTGGAGCTTAGTAATGGGCACTTTAGCTAAAAGTTTTGGCTTAGGGACTTAA
- the fliN gene encoding flagellar motor switch protein FliN: MSDDQDTMDEWAAALAEAEGTDEGGEAQVAELDELSDSKHEMSGEEKRKLDTILDIPVTISMEVGRSKINIRNLLQLNQGSVVELDRVAGEPLDVLVNGTLIAHGEVVVVNDKFGIRLTDVISQVERIKKLR; encoded by the coding sequence ATGAGCGATGATCAAGATACAATGGACGAGTGGGCAGCAGCACTAGCTGAGGCTGAGGGTACTGATGAAGGTGGCGAAGCGCAAGTAGCCGAACTTGATGAATTAAGTGATTCTAAACACGAAATGAGTGGCGAAGAAAAGCGCAAACTCGATACTATATTAGATATACCTGTCACTATTTCTATGGAAGTTGGGCGCTCTAAAATTAATATTCGTAACTTACTTCAGCTAAACCAAGGCTCTGTTGTAGAGCTTGACCGTGTTGCTGGTGAGCCGTTAGATGTATTAGTTAATGGTACGCTCATTGCGCATGGTGAAGTAGTTGTAGTAAACGATAAGTTTGGTATTCGCTTAACTGATGTTATTAGCCAAGTAGAGCGGATCAAAAAGTTACGATGA
- the fliR gene encoding flagellar biosynthetic protein FliR, with translation MEYPFAVIIQWLSDFLLPLVRISSMIMIMAGLGAKNVPTRIKMGLAVVVTFLVVPVLPPATFTNLFSFEMILVVIQQMLIGVAIGFASTLLLNTFVLAGQILAMQTGLGFASVIDPSNGASVPAVGQFFLILATLLFFVFNGHLMMIQMVVHSFQVLPIDGNWWSVDHYWDIVTWGGWMFTTALVLSLAPLTAMLVINMSFGIMTRAAPQLNIFSIGFPFTLVAGLIIIWATLGNFVTQFEFQWLKMVELMCTLVGCSP, from the coding sequence GTGGAATATCCATTTGCCGTTATCATTCAGTGGTTAAGCGACTTTTTATTGCCTTTAGTGCGTATAAGCTCAATGATCATGATAATGGCAGGCTTAGGTGCTAAAAATGTACCTACTCGAATTAAAATGGGCTTAGCGGTTGTTGTTACATTTTTAGTAGTACCCGTATTACCGCCTGCTACATTTACTAACCTATTTTCGTTTGAAATGATTTTAGTGGTTATTCAGCAAATGTTGATAGGTGTTGCTATTGGCTTTGCATCAACCCTTTTACTAAATACGTTTGTTTTAGCAGGTCAAATACTCGCAATGCAAACCGGTTTAGGTTTTGCTTCTGTAATCGACCCCTCGAATGGTGCAAGCGTACCGGCAGTTGGTCAGTTCTTTCTGATTTTAGCCACTCTATTATTTTTTGTTTTTAATGGCCATTTAATGATGATTCAAATGGTGGTGCATAGTTTTCAGGTGTTGCCAATTGATGGTAATTGGTGGTCTGTTGATCATTATTGGGACATAGTAACGTGGGGCGGGTGGATGTTTACAACTGCTTTAGTGCTGTCTCTTGCGCCATTAACTGCGATGCTCGTTATTAACATGTCGTTTGGTATTATGACGCGTGCAGCCCCTCAATTGAATATTTTCTCTATTGGTTTCCCGTTTACCTTGGTGGCTGGGCTTATTATTATTTGGGCTACGCTGGGCAATTTTGTGACTCAATTTGAGTTTCAATGGCTTAAAATGGTTGAGCTAATGTGTACTTTAGTTGGCTGTTCGCCGTAG
- the fliQ gene encoding flagellar biosynthesis protein FliQ — protein MEPEIFVDILSDALFLVIKLVSAIVVPGLIVGLVVAVFQAATSINEQTLSFLPRLLITISALIVGGHWLTQELMDFFTRLVLLIPEIAG, from the coding sequence ATGGAACCGGAAATTTTTGTTGATATTCTAAGTGACGCATTATTTTTAGTGATTAAATTGGTGTCTGCAATCGTTGTCCCTGGTTTAATTGTGGGTTTAGTGGTTGCTGTATTTCAAGCTGCAACTTCTATAAACGAACAAACACTAAGTTTTTTACCTCGCCTATTAATAACAATTAGTGCACTTATAGTTGGAGGCCATTGGCTAACGCAGGAGCTAATGGACTTTTTTACGCGCTTAGTTTTGCTTATTCCTGAAATTGCAGGTTAA
- the flhB gene encoding flagellar biosynthesis protein FlhB: MAEDSGQEKTEEPTSKKLDESKKKGQIARSKELGTMFVLIFSAISLLMYGPEIGKGLYNVMGRTLSLNRNEAFDTTKMFAVWGEVADALMFPMAMFVLIIVLAAFIGNTLLGGFNFSWEAATPKASKMSPMKGFKRMFGPQAGVELVKSLLKFGLVATFAVFLINTYFDEILHLSLESAPGNIIHALEILGWMFLGLSCTLIVIAAIDAPFQSYNHNKQLKMTMQEVKDEYKNSEGDPQIKARIRQTQRQMSQNRMMQDVPDADVIVTNPTHYSVALKYDTERAGAPIVLAKGADEMAMQIRKVAIGNEVPIVESPMLTRALYHTAEVGDQIPDQLFTAVAQVLAYVFQLKRFNKGRGKRPVPLNKKLPIPDAYKY; this comes from the coding sequence ATGGCAGAAGATTCCGGTCAAGAAAAAACAGAAGAACCCACATCCAAAAAATTGGATGAGTCTAAAAAGAAAGGCCAAATAGCCCGCTCAAAAGAGTTAGGGACTATGTTTGTACTCATATTTTCAGCTATTTCTTTATTGATGTATGGGCCTGAAATTGGTAAAGGTTTATACAACGTAATGGGCCGAACCCTAAGTTTAAACCGAAATGAAGCATTTGATACGACAAAAATGTTTGCGGTGTGGGGTGAAGTTGCTGATGCCTTAATGTTCCCAATGGCAATGTTTGTATTAATTATCGTACTTGCTGCATTTATTGGTAATACCTTACTAGGAGGCTTTAACTTTAGCTGGGAAGCTGCCACACCTAAAGCAAGTAAAATGTCGCCGATGAAAGGCTTTAAACGTATGTTTGGCCCACAAGCTGGTGTTGAGCTTGTTAAATCACTTTTAAAGTTTGGCTTAGTTGCTACTTTCGCCGTTTTTTTAATTAATACTTACTTTGATGAAATACTGCATTTAAGTTTAGAAAGTGCACCCGGTAATATAATCCACGCGCTAGAAATTTTAGGGTGGATGTTTTTAGGCCTTTCATGCACTTTAATTGTGATTGCAGCGATAGATGCACCGTTTCAAAGTTATAACCATAACAAACAACTTAAAATGACCATGCAAGAGGTCAAAGACGAGTATAAAAACTCTGAAGGTGATCCACAAATTAAAGCGCGAATTAGGCAAACGCAAAGGCAAATGTCGCAAAATAGAATGATGCAAGATGTCCCAGATGCCGATGTTATTGTTACTAACCCTACACATTATTCTGTAGCGTTAAAATACGATACGGAGCGTGCAGGCGCACCTATTGTGCTTGCCAAAGGCGCAGATGAAATGGCAATGCAAATTCGTAAAGTTGCAATAGGTAACGAAGTTCCTATTGTGGAGTCGCCAATGCTAACCCGTGCGCTTTATCATACCGCTGAGGTGGGCGATCAAATACCCGATCAATTATTTACCGCTGTTGCGCAAGTTTTGGCGTATGTATTTCAGCTTAAACGCTTTAATAAAGGGCGTGGTAAACGTCCTGTTCCACTCAACAAAAAACTCCCAATTCCAGATGCTTACAAGTATTAG
- the flhA gene encoding flagellar biosynthesis protein FlhA → MDFKAVLQQLNKDKKEYAKGVGTPLLVLAALGMVILPLPPFLLDILFSFNIALALVVLLVTVYTMKPVEFGMFPAVLLIATIMRLALNVASTRVVLLEGHNGGDSAGKVIEAFGSVVIGGNYAVGLVVFLILIIINFVVITKGAGRISEVSARFTLDAMPGKQMAIDADLNAGFISAEQARDRREEVTREADFYGSMDGASKFVKGDAIAGIVILIINIVGGLFVGMIQHNMSFGNAMEVYTLLTIGDGLVAQLPSLLLSIGTAIVVTRQNESLNMGDQFKKQLGNEKSLFIASGILIVMGLVPGMPHLAFLSLGGLLGYVAYYTQQSKLKAAALEAEAAANGNNAATGVANKQEQKELGWDDVQQIDVIGLEVGYRLIPLVDQSQGGELLNRIKGVRKKLSQELGFLVPPVHIRDNLELDPNAYRITLMGVSTGESELKHGDELAINPGQVFGPIKGVDTKDPAFGLDAVWIKPDQKDEAQSLGYTVVDSATVVATHISQLLTNSAALLLGHEEVQNLLDMLAKSHPRLVEGLVPDVLPLTVIVKVLQNLLNEGVAIRDMRSIVQTLVEYGPRSQDPDVLTAAVRISLRRLIVQDAVGMSSEIPVITLAPELEQMLHQSLQNAGDEGAGIEPGLAERLQVSLTEAHQNQEMAGEPSILLTSGMLRTVLSRFVKYTIPGLRVMSYQEVPDERQIKIVSSVGQQ, encoded by the coding sequence ATGGATTTTAAAGCTGTATTACAACAACTTAATAAAGATAAAAAAGAGTACGCCAAAGGCGTAGGAACACCACTGTTGGTGTTAGCTGCGCTTGGTATGGTTATTTTACCGCTCCCACCTTTTCTTCTCGATATACTCTTTTCGTTCAATATAGCACTTGCGTTAGTTGTTCTGCTTGTGACTGTTTATACAATGAAGCCCGTTGAATTTGGTATGTTTCCGGCCGTGTTACTTATTGCAACCATAATGCGATTAGCCCTAAATGTTGCCAGTACACGTGTAGTATTACTTGAAGGACATAACGGGGGGGATTCTGCAGGTAAAGTAATTGAGGCTTTTGGCTCGGTGGTTATTGGCGGAAATTACGCCGTTGGTTTAGTGGTGTTTTTAATTCTGATTATTATTAACTTTGTAGTAATTACCAAAGGTGCAGGGCGCATATCTGAAGTGTCAGCACGTTTTACCCTTGATGCTATGCCGGGTAAGCAAATGGCTATTGATGCAGACTTGAATGCTGGTTTTATTAGTGCCGAGCAAGCGCGAGATCGCCGTGAAGAAGTTACTCGCGAAGCTGATTTTTACGGTTCTATGGATGGTGCTAGTAAATTTGTTAAAGGCGATGCAATTGCAGGTATTGTTATATTAATCATCAATATTGTTGGTGGCTTATTTGTAGGTATGATCCAACACAATATGAGTTTTGGCAATGCGATGGAAGTGTATACATTACTTACTATTGGCGATGGCCTAGTTGCTCAGCTTCCTTCTTTACTACTTTCAATTGGTACCGCAATTGTTGTAACGCGTCAAAATGAATCGCTTAATATGGGCGACCAATTTAAGAAGCAACTTGGTAACGAAAAGTCATTATTTATTGCATCAGGTATTTTAATTGTAATGGGGCTTGTACCCGGTATGCCTCACTTAGCCTTTTTGAGCCTAGGTGGTTTATTAGGCTATGTAGCGTATTACACACAACAAAGTAAATTAAAAGCAGCCGCTTTAGAGGCTGAAGCCGCTGCTAATGGAAATAATGCAGCAACAGGCGTTGCTAATAAACAAGAGCAAAAAGAGCTTGGTTGGGATGACGTACAACAAATTGACGTTATAGGGCTAGAAGTCGGTTACAGATTAATTCCATTGGTTGATCAGTCGCAAGGCGGCGAGCTACTAAATCGAATTAAAGGGGTGCGTAAAAAGCTTTCTCAAGAGCTTGGTTTTTTAGTGCCGCCTGTGCATATTCGCGATAATTTAGAGCTAGATCCAAACGCTTACAGAATAACCTTGATGGGTGTTTCTACCGGTGAAAGTGAGCTTAAGCATGGTGACGAACTTGCTATAAATCCAGGTCAAGTATTTGGGCCAATTAAAGGTGTAGACACAAAAGACCCTGCATTTGGACTTGATGCTGTTTGGATTAAGCCCGATCAAAAAGATGAAGCTCAATCTCTTGGTTACACCGTTGTTGATTCAGCCACCGTTGTTGCGACGCATATAAGCCAATTACTTACAAATAGCGCTGCATTATTACTTGGTCACGAAGAGGTTCAAAACCTACTTGATATGCTTGCTAAAAGCCACCCTCGCTTAGTTGAAGGGCTAGTGCCAGATGTATTGCCATTGACTGTAATTGTAAAAGTACTGCAAAATTTACTAAACGAAGGTGTCGCTATTCGCGATATGCGCTCAATTGTACAAACCCTTGTTGAATATGGCCCGCGAAGCCAAGACCCTGATGTTTTAACGGCTGCCGTGCGCATTTCTCTGCGTAGATTGATTGTTCAAGACGCAGTGGGTATGTCATCAGAAATCCCTGTCATAACCTTGGCGCCCGAGTTGGAACAGATGTTGCATCAGTCATTGCAAAATGCAGGCGACGAAGGTGCCGGTATAGAGCCAGGACTTGCAGAGCGACTTCAAGTGTCATTAACCGAAGCGCATCAAAATCAAGAAATGGCTGGTGAACCTTCGATATTGCTAACGTCAGGAATGTTACGCACTGTGTTATCTCGTTTTGTTAAGTACACAATACCTGGTTTAAGGGTGATGTCTTATCAAGAGGTACCAGATGAAAGACAGATCAAGATTGTAAGCTCGGTAGGCCAACAATAA
- the fliO gene encoding flagellar biosynthetic protein FliO, giving the protein MNTLVALTNSVFTKADAVTPTGDILSMVLSLIMVLVLIIVLAFFVKKLNPNLANSDEFKVVRSLPLGSRERLMVVEIDNAQHLLGVTPHSINYLHKLETPLSEKELPELAKRFGKLLNTQSNQNKKN; this is encoded by the coding sequence ATGAACACGCTAGTAGCTTTAACGAATTCGGTTTTTACAAAAGCAGATGCGGTAACACCTACCGGAGATATTCTCTCTATGGTGTTGTCGTTAATAATGGTGCTAGTGCTGATTATAGTACTGGCATTTTTTGTTAAAAAACTTAACCCTAATTTAGCAAATAGTGATGAGTTTAAAGTAGTGCGAAGCTTACCACTGGGCTCTCGTGAGCGCTTAATGGTTGTTGAGATAGATAACGCACAGCATTTATTAGGTGTAACTCCGCACAGTATTAATTATTTGCATAAGCTAGAAACCCCATTAAGTGAAAAAGAATTACCAGAGCTTGCAAAGCGATTTGGTAAGCTTTTAAACACGCAATCAAACCAAAATAAAAAGAATTAA